The DNA window CGCGCTGGACCCGGGCGAGATCATTTCGGACGCCGCGCTGCCCCGGAAGCCCAGCTCGCCGAACACCACCCTGAACCTGGCCTCCGGGATCGGCGCCGGACTGCTGTTCGGCATCGTCGTCGCCCTGGTGCTGGACCGGCTGGACACCCGCGTCCGGCGCGGCCGGGACGTCTCCGACCGGCTCGGCCTGCCGATGCTGCTGGAGCTGCCGGCCCGCCCGGCCGACCTGACCATCCTCCCGGCGGCCCACGCGGTCTCCCGGGAGCTGGGCCGGCTGCGCAACGTGCTGCTGTCCACCCTTCCCGAGCCGCGGCCCGGGAAGGGCCGGCTGCTGCTGCTCACCGACACCTCCCCCGGGCCGGCGGCCGGCTTCGTGGTCGGCAACCTCGCCGCCGCGTACGCCCGCACGGGCGCGCAGGTCGCGGTCGTGACCACCAAGCCGGACTCCCCGCTGGGCGCGATGCTGGGCAACCCGAAGCCCCGGCACACCCTCGCCGACGTGCTGCGCCACGACGTCTCGGCGCTCACCGCGCTCACCCCGGCCCCCAGCCTGAGCCAGCTGCGGGTACTGCTCCCCGGCGCCCTCGACACCGAGGTGGAGCTGCCGGTCGCCACCATGCTGGAGGTCCTCGGCCAGTTGGCCGCCCGCTTCGACCACGTCCTGATCGAGACGGCCCAGCCGACCGCCGCCGTGGAGGCGCAGGCACTGGCCCGGCACGTCGACGGGGTGATCCTGGTGATCGAGGGCGGGCAGACCCGGAGCAGCGAGATCACCACCGCCATGCACCAGTTCGAGCAGGTCGACGCGCCGGTGCTCGGCTCGGTGCTGGCTCCCCGGCTGCCCGCCCCGGCCCCCGGCGCCCCGGCGGCGCGGCGCGAGGGCCCGCCGTCGCCCCGGCCGCGGCCCGCGCCGAACGGCCGACCCCAGTCCGGCGCGCCGAACATCGAGACCACCATGATCCTGCCCCGCCCCGCCGCCGGCACGCGCGAGGCCGGCCCGGCTTCGGCCCCCCGCCCCACGGCACCGACCGCAGGCTCCGCCCCGACCGGCCACGTCACCGCACCGGTCGCCGGAAAGCCGACGAACCAGCCGAAGGCGGGGGGCGTGTACCGCTCCGTGCGGGACACCGACGGCAGGGAGCCCGGCCGGTACTCGATGAGCCGCGACGCGTTCGAGGACCGGGAGTGAACCGCCGGCGGGCCCTGGGAGCGACGGTGGTCGCGGTGCTCGTCGCCGTGGCCGGGGCAGGCTGCACGGAGGGGCAGCCGCCCGGGGCGACGAACCTGGTCGACCCCGGCTCCCCGGCGCCCCAGCCCAACCCCACCCCCATTCTGCCCCCGGCCCCCCTGTCCGGGAAGCCCGTAGCCGAGACGGTTGCCAGCCGCCAGGCGGTCGTCGTGCCGGTACGGGTGACCGCCCGGACCACGCCCGTCGGGCTGGCTGAGGCCGACCTCGTCTACCAGGAGTTCGCCGAGTCGGAGAGCCTGCACCTGACCGCCGTCTACCAGTCCCAGGACGCCGCCCGGGTGGGGCCGGTGGCCGAGATCCGCCCGGTCGACATCCGCACGGTCGGCGTGCTGCACCCGTTCATCGGGTACACCGGCGGGCCGACCGGCTTCCTCGACCAGCTCGCCGCGGCCGGGCTGCCGGGGGCGACCCCGGCGCGACGCAAGGCCGCGTTCCCGTCCGGCCAGGCGTCCACCGCCGCGCTGCGGCAGGCCGCCCCGACCGGCGGCGTGGCGCCGACGCCGGTCTTCGACCACGCCGACTCGGGCACGCCCCTGGCCAGCCAGGGCGTCACC is part of the Micromonospora olivasterospora genome and encodes:
- a CDS encoding DUF3048 domain-containing protein, whose product is MNRRRALGATVVAVLVAVAGAGCTEGQPPGATNLVDPGSPAPQPNPTPILPPAPLSGKPVAETVASRQAVVVPVRVTARTTPVGLAEADLVYQEFAESESLHLTAVYQSQDAARVGPVAEIRPVDIRTVGVLHPFIGYTGGPTGFLDQLAAAGLPGATPARRKAAFPSGQASTAALRQAAPTGGVAPTPVFDHADSGTPLASQGVTPASRLTVAAPGHPTQTWTYDAASSTWRGKIGKTTVSTASVVVLTTEYRTLNVRKPSPRSLPGAKVYGSGTAVVVSGPSSVSATWRKPGQRLVCNVIDPGGYQVRLQPGTAWVIYAPETARVNVA
- a CDS encoding lipopolysaccharide biosynthesis protein; this translates as MAYLEWLRRRWWILAVAALLGAGAGLLVSQVQTRTYVSTTSLLVRQVGPDANPGTKVNLDTEAQVVRSLVVAERAEALLKSGTSTEDLVRSLSVTVPPNSQVLQIVYEAESPQAAQAGSHAFAQAYLDLRLATATRSVENETTALRQQIAETNKQLAAVAGKIAGTPANSVERARAEADRNVLTNQLASLNSRLSPLLSTALDPGEIISDAALPRKPSSPNTTLNLASGIGAGLLFGIVVALVLDRLDTRVRRGRDVSDRLGLPMLLELPARPADLTILPAAHAVSRELGRLRNVLLSTLPEPRPGKGRLLLLTDTSPGPAAGFVVGNLAAAYARTGAQVAVVTTKPDSPLGAMLGNPKPRHTLADVLRHDVSALTALTPAPSLSQLRVLLPGALDTEVELPVATMLEVLGQLAARFDHVLIETAQPTAAVEAQALARHVDGVILVIEGGQTRSSEITTAMHQFEQVDAPVLGSVLAPRLPAPAPGAPAARREGPPSPRPRPAPNGRPQSGAPNIETTMILPRPAAGTREAGPASAPRPTAPTAGSAPTGHVTAPVAGKPTNQPKAGGVYRSVRDTDGREPGRYSMSRDAFEDRE